A stretch of Procambarus clarkii isolate CNS0578487 chromosome 80, FALCON_Pclarkii_2.0, whole genome shotgun sequence DNA encodes these proteins:
- the LOC123746263 gene encoding heparan sulfate glucosamine 3-O-sulfotransferase 5 isoform X5 yields the protein MCLRGSPVSVQRRHLLLPQLVIISICSSKKHQTRQVGQFYHSRWHGEITMSYGIEGYQVTWSDNPGRKPSRGPLMGGRCESFSPLNSLRRMAPVVILSSLLVCLVLYYTFPMGDAAVYAPSAASETTGLDSVTTEAYRKRLRIRGTQRRLPQALIIGVRKCGTRALIEMLNLHPHVQKNGIEMHFFDDDERYANGLEWYRKRMPYSFDNQVTIEKTPSYFISREAPARIRAMNETIKLLLIVREPAMRVLSDYAQIMEAKMRKGKQVAPFHKKVLTPDGEINDGFKAIQISQYAVHVLRWLREFPREQIHIIDGDNLVSDPFTEIDKVQQFLRLPLHIKPDNFYFNETKGFYCMRNETFQKCLTDAKGRPHPYVDPAVMSRLRKFFAPFNEQFYEMMGRNFGWPTS from the exons ATGTGTTTGCGTGGTTCACCAGTATCTGTGCAGCGTCGTCATTTACTGCTTCCTCAGTTAGTAATTATATCGATTTGCTCTTCAAAAAAGCATCAGACCAGACAAGTGGGACAATTCTATCATTCAAG GTGGCATGGAGAGATAACCATGTCCTATGGGATTGAGGGCTATCAAGTTACATGGAGTGACAACCCAGGACGAAAGCCATCTAGGGGGCCACTGATGGGGGGACGTTGCGAGAGCTTCTCACCCCTTAATTCACTGCGGCGGATGGCCCCCGTCGTTATTCTCTCATCATTGCTTGTATGCCTCGTTCTCTACTACACCTTCCCGATGGGAGATGCTGCAGTATATG CTCCATCAGCAGCATCTGAGACAACTGGGCTTGATTCCGTCACAACAGAGGCTTACCGCAAACGACTCCGTATTCGAGGTACCCAGCGTAGGCTGCCTCAAGCTCTGATCATTGGTGTGCGTAAATGTGGTACTCGAGCCCTCATTGAAATGCTCAATTTACATCCCCATGTACAGAAGAATGGAATTGAGATGCATTTCTTTGATGATGATGAACGTTATGCAAATGGCTTAGAGTGGTATAGGAAAAGGATGCCATATTCTTTTGATAACCAG GTTACAATAGAGAAGACCCCATCATACTTCATATCTCGCGAGGCACCGGCAAGAATACGGGCCATGAATGAGACTATCAAACTGTTGTTGATCGTCCGCGAGCCAGCGATGCGGGTTCTTTCTGACTATGCTCAAATAATGGAAGCCAAAATGCGTAAAGGAAAGCAAGTGGCCCCATTTCACAAGAAAGTGCTGACACCAGATGGTGAAATTAATGATGG ATTCAAAGCAATACAAATAAGCCAGTATGCTGTGCATGTCTTACGATGGTTGAGAGAATTTCCTCGTGAGCAAATACATATCATAGATGGTGATAATCTTGTATCTGATCCATTTACTGAAATTGATAAG GTGCAACAGTTCTTAAGACTTCCTCTCCATATAAAGCCTGATAATTTCTACTTCAATGAGACTAAAGGTTTTTATTGTATGAGAAATGAAACCTTCCAAAAATGTTTAACAGATGCCAAGGGTCGACCACATCCGTATGTTGATCCTGCAGTAATGTCTCGTTTACGTAAGTTTTTTGCCCCCTTTAATGAGCAATTCTATGAGATGATGGGACGTAATTTTGGATGGCCTACCTCCTAA